A stretch of Microtus pennsylvanicus isolate mMicPen1 chromosome 5, mMicPen1.hap1, whole genome shotgun sequence DNA encodes these proteins:
- the Slc25a28 gene encoding mitoferrin-2 isoform X3 → MGDPEAQTRMQSLQPDPAARYRNVLEALWRIIRTEGLWRPMRGLNVTATGAGPAHALYFACYEKLKKTLSDVIHPGGNSHIANGIEPSCAGPPLSQLSGLCCCQCFPVSAWFGATALGWGAAGCVATLLHDAAMNPAEVVKQRMQMYNSPYHRVTDCVRAVWQNEGAGAFYRSYTTQLTMNVPFQAIHFMTYEFLQEHFNPQRRYNPSSHVLSGACAGAVAAAATTPLDVCKTLLNTQESLALNSNITGHITGMASAFRTVYQVGGVTAYFRGVQARVIYQIPSTAIAWSVYEFFKYLITKRQEEWREGK, encoded by the exons atgggggatcCCGAAGCGCAG ACCCGGATGCAGAGTCTACAGCCTGACCCAGCGGCCCGCTATCGAAACGTGTTGGAGGCCCTCTGGAGAATTATAAGAACAGAGGGCCTGTGGAGGCCCATGCGGGGGCTGAATGTCACAGCAACAGGCGCGGGGCCTGCCCACGCCCTCTATTTTGCCTGCTACGAAAAGTTAAAAAAGACATTGAGTGATGTAATCCACCCAGGGGGCAATAGCCATATTGCCAATGGTATTGAGCCTTCCTGTGCTGGTCCCCCACTTTCCCAACTCTCTGGGCTTTGCTGCTGTCAGTGCTTCCCAGTCTCAGCATGGTTTGGAGCTACAGCTTTGGGCTGGG GTGCAGCCGGATGTGTGGCAACATTACTTCACGATGCAGCCATGAATCCAGCGGAAG TGGTCAAGCAGAGGATGCAGATGTACAACTCACCGTACCACCGAGTGACAGACTGTGTACGGGCAGTGTGGCAAAATGAAGGGGCCGGGGCCTTTTACCGCAGCTACACGACTCAGCTGACCATGAATGTTCCCTTTCAAGCCATTCACTTCATGACCTATGAGTTCCTGCAGGAGCACTTTAACCCCCAGAGACGGTACAACCCCAGCTCCCACGTGCTCTCCGGAGCCTGTGCAGGAGCAGTAGCTGCCGCTGCCACTACCCCACTGGACGTTTGCAAAACACTGCTCAACACCCAGGAAtccctggctttgaactcaaacaTTACAGGACACATCACAGGCATGGCTAGTGCCTTCAGGACGGTTTATCAAGTAGGCGGGGTGACTGCCTACTTCCGAGGGGTGCAGGCCAGAGTAATTTACCAGATCCCCTCCACGGCCATCGCATGGTCTGTGTATGAATTCTTCAAATACCTAATCACAAAGCGACAAGAAGAGTGGAGGGAAGGCAAGTGA
- the Slc25a28 gene encoding mitoferrin-2 isoform X5, which produces MNPAEVVKQRMQMYNSPYHRVTDCVRAVWQNEGAGAFYRSYTTQLTMNVPFQAIHFMTYEFLQEHFNPQRRYNPSSHVLSGACAGAVAAAATTPLDVCKTLLNTQESLALNSNITGHITGMASAFRTVYQVGGVTAYFRGVQARVIYQIPSTAIAWSVYEFFKYLITKRQEEWREGK; this is translated from the exons ATGAATCCAGCGGAAG TGGTCAAGCAGAGGATGCAGATGTACAACTCACCGTACCACCGAGTGACAGACTGTGTACGGGCAGTGTGGCAAAATGAAGGGGCCGGGGCCTTTTACCGCAGCTACACGACTCAGCTGACCATGAATGTTCCCTTTCAAGCCATTCACTTCATGACCTATGAGTTCCTGCAGGAGCACTTTAACCCCCAGAGACGGTACAACCCCAGCTCCCACGTGCTCTCCGGAGCCTGTGCAGGAGCAGTAGCTGCCGCTGCCACTACCCCACTGGACGTTTGCAAAACACTGCTCAACACCCAGGAAtccctggctttgaactcaaacaTTACAGGACACATCACAGGCATGGCTAGTGCCTTCAGGACGGTTTATCAAGTAGGCGGGGTGACTGCCTACTTCCGAGGGGTGCAGGCCAGAGTAATTTACCAGATCCCCTCCACGGCCATCGCATGGTCTGTGTATGAATTCTTCAAATACCTAATCACAAAGCGACAAGAAGAGTGGAGGGAAGGCAAGTGA
- the Slc25a28 gene encoding mitoferrin-2 isoform X1: MELEGRSAGGVAGGPAAGPGRSPGESALLDGWLQRGVGRGAGGGEAGACQPPVRQDPESGPEYEALPAGATVTTHMVAGAVAGILEHCVMYPVDCVKTRMQSLQPDPAARYRNVLEALWRIIRTEGLWRPMRGLNVTATGAGPAHALYFACYEKLKKTLSDVIHPGGNSHIANGIEPSCAGPPLSQLSGLCCCQCFPVSAWFGATALGWGAAGCVATLLHDAAMNPAEVVKQRMQMYNSPYHRVTDCVRAVWQNEGAGAFYRSYTTQLTMNVPFQAIHFMTYEFLQEHFNPQRRYNPSSHVLSGACAGAVAAAATTPLDVCKTLLNTQESLALNSNITGHITGMASAFRTVYQVGGVTAYFRGVQARVIYQIPSTAIAWSVYEFFKYLITKRQEEWREGK, encoded by the exons ATGGAGTTGGAGGGACGGAGTGCAGGCGGTGTGGCGGGAGGACCGGCTGCTGGGCCCGGGCGGAGCCCCGGGGAGTCTGCGCTGCTGGACGGGTGGCTGCAGCGGGGCGTGGGCCGGGGGGCCGGCGGCGGGGAGGCGGGGGCCTGTCAGCCCCCAGTACGGCAGGATCCGGAGTCCGGCCCGGAATACGAGGCGCTGCCGGCTGGAGCCACTGTCACCACGCACATGGTGGCCGGCGCCGTGGCAGGGATCCTGGAGCATTGCGTGATGTACCCGGTCGACTGCGTCAAG ACCCGGATGCAGAGTCTACAGCCTGACCCAGCGGCCCGCTATCGAAACGTGTTGGAGGCCCTCTGGAGAATTATAAGAACAGAGGGCCTGTGGAGGCCCATGCGGGGGCTGAATGTCACAGCAACAGGCGCGGGGCCTGCCCACGCCCTCTATTTTGCCTGCTACGAAAAGTTAAAAAAGACATTGAGTGATGTAATCCACCCAGGGGGCAATAGCCATATTGCCAATGGTATTGAGCCTTCCTGTGCTGGTCCCCCACTTTCCCAACTCTCTGGGCTTTGCTGCTGTCAGTGCTTCCCAGTCTCAGCATGGTTTGGAGCTACAGCTTTGGGCTGGG GTGCAGCCGGATGTGTGGCAACATTACTTCACGATGCAGCCATGAATCCAGCGGAAG TGGTCAAGCAGAGGATGCAGATGTACAACTCACCGTACCACCGAGTGACAGACTGTGTACGGGCAGTGTGGCAAAATGAAGGGGCCGGGGCCTTTTACCGCAGCTACACGACTCAGCTGACCATGAATGTTCCCTTTCAAGCCATTCACTTCATGACCTATGAGTTCCTGCAGGAGCACTTTAACCCCCAGAGACGGTACAACCCCAGCTCCCACGTGCTCTCCGGAGCCTGTGCAGGAGCAGTAGCTGCCGCTGCCACTACCCCACTGGACGTTTGCAAAACACTGCTCAACACCCAGGAAtccctggctttgaactcaaacaTTACAGGACACATCACAGGCATGGCTAGTGCCTTCAGGACGGTTTATCAAGTAGGCGGGGTGACTGCCTACTTCCGAGGGGTGCAGGCCAGAGTAATTTACCAGATCCCCTCCACGGCCATCGCATGGTCTGTGTATGAATTCTTCAAATACCTAATCACAAAGCGACAAGAAGAGTGGAGGGAAGGCAAGTGA
- the Slc25a28 gene encoding mitoferrin-2 isoform X2 yields the protein MELEGRSAGGVAGGPAAGPGRSPGESALLDGWLQRGVGRGAGGGEAGACQPPVRQDPESGPEYEALPAGATVTTHMVAGAVAGILEHCVMYPVDCVKTRMQSLQPDPAARYRNVLEALWRIIRTEGLWRPMRGLNVTATGAGPAHALYFACYEKLKKTLSDVIHPGGNSHIANGAAGCVATLLHDAAMNPAEVVKQRMQMYNSPYHRVTDCVRAVWQNEGAGAFYRSYTTQLTMNVPFQAIHFMTYEFLQEHFNPQRRYNPSSHVLSGACAGAVAAAATTPLDVCKTLLNTQESLALNSNITGHITGMASAFRTVYQVGGVTAYFRGVQARVIYQIPSTAIAWSVYEFFKYLITKRQEEWREGK from the exons ATGGAGTTGGAGGGACGGAGTGCAGGCGGTGTGGCGGGAGGACCGGCTGCTGGGCCCGGGCGGAGCCCCGGGGAGTCTGCGCTGCTGGACGGGTGGCTGCAGCGGGGCGTGGGCCGGGGGGCCGGCGGCGGGGAGGCGGGGGCCTGTCAGCCCCCAGTACGGCAGGATCCGGAGTCCGGCCCGGAATACGAGGCGCTGCCGGCTGGAGCCACTGTCACCACGCACATGGTGGCCGGCGCCGTGGCAGGGATCCTGGAGCATTGCGTGATGTACCCGGTCGACTGCGTCAAG ACCCGGATGCAGAGTCTACAGCCTGACCCAGCGGCCCGCTATCGAAACGTGTTGGAGGCCCTCTGGAGAATTATAAGAACAGAGGGCCTGTGGAGGCCCATGCGGGGGCTGAATGTCACAGCAACAGGCGCGGGGCCTGCCCACGCCCTCTATTTTGCCTGCTACGAAAAGTTAAAAAAGACATTGAGTGATGTAATCCACCCAGGGGGCAATAGCCATATTGCCAATG GTGCAGCCGGATGTGTGGCAACATTACTTCACGATGCAGCCATGAATCCAGCGGAAG TGGTCAAGCAGAGGATGCAGATGTACAACTCACCGTACCACCGAGTGACAGACTGTGTACGGGCAGTGTGGCAAAATGAAGGGGCCGGGGCCTTTTACCGCAGCTACACGACTCAGCTGACCATGAATGTTCCCTTTCAAGCCATTCACTTCATGACCTATGAGTTCCTGCAGGAGCACTTTAACCCCCAGAGACGGTACAACCCCAGCTCCCACGTGCTCTCCGGAGCCTGTGCAGGAGCAGTAGCTGCCGCTGCCACTACCCCACTGGACGTTTGCAAAACACTGCTCAACACCCAGGAAtccctggctttgaactcaaacaTTACAGGACACATCACAGGCATGGCTAGTGCCTTCAGGACGGTTTATCAAGTAGGCGGGGTGACTGCCTACTTCCGAGGGGTGCAGGCCAGAGTAATTTACCAGATCCCCTCCACGGCCATCGCATGGTCTGTGTATGAATTCTTCAAATACCTAATCACAAAGCGACAAGAAGAGTGGAGGGAAGGCAAGTGA
- the Slc25a28 gene encoding mitoferrin-2 isoform X4: MVLSLPVLVPHFPNSLGFAAVSASQSQHGLELQLWAGVGQIIGEGLPNLMCSDSGLLQPHSSFGAPQQKVTVSSLTYQLDFPLISLASLLVPGAAGCVATLLHDAAMNPAEVVKQRMQMYNSPYHRVTDCVRAVWQNEGAGAFYRSYTTQLTMNVPFQAIHFMTYEFLQEHFNPQRRYNPSSHVLSGACAGAVAAAATTPLDVCKTLLNTQESLALNSNITGHITGMASAFRTVYQVGGVTAYFRGVQARVIYQIPSTAIAWSVYEFFKYLITKRQEEWREGK; the protein is encoded by the exons ATGGTATTGAGCCTTCCTGTGCTGGTCCCCCACTTTCCCAACTCTCTGGGCTTTGCTGCTGTCAGTGCTTCCCAGTCTCAGCATGGTTTGGAGCTACAGCTTTGGGCTGGGGTAGGCCAGATTATAGGGGAGGGACTTCCAAACCTGATGTGCTCGGACAGCGGGCTGCTTCAACCCCACTCCTCCTTTGGGGCACCTCAACAAAAGGTCACAGTATCCTCCCTTACCTACCAGCTTGACTTTCCTCTCATCTCCCTGGCATCACTTCTAGTGCCTG GTGCAGCCGGATGTGTGGCAACATTACTTCACGATGCAGCCATGAATCCAGCGGAAG TGGTCAAGCAGAGGATGCAGATGTACAACTCACCGTACCACCGAGTGACAGACTGTGTACGGGCAGTGTGGCAAAATGAAGGGGCCGGGGCCTTTTACCGCAGCTACACGACTCAGCTGACCATGAATGTTCCCTTTCAAGCCATTCACTTCATGACCTATGAGTTCCTGCAGGAGCACTTTAACCCCCAGAGACGGTACAACCCCAGCTCCCACGTGCTCTCCGGAGCCTGTGCAGGAGCAGTAGCTGCCGCTGCCACTACCCCACTGGACGTTTGCAAAACACTGCTCAACACCCAGGAAtccctggctttgaactcaaacaTTACAGGACACATCACAGGCATGGCTAGTGCCTTCAGGACGGTTTATCAAGTAGGCGGGGTGACTGCCTACTTCCGAGGGGTGCAGGCCAGAGTAATTTACCAGATCCCCTCCACGGCCATCGCATGGTCTGTGTATGAATTCTTCAAATACCTAATCACAAAGCGACAAGAAGAGTGGAGGGAAGGCAAGTGA